A region of Streptomyces sp. R44 DNA encodes the following proteins:
- a CDS encoding TIGR04222 domain-containing membrane protein, which yields MIWVPLLLVAFVVAGVGCVRVCRAALAAARPHGSSGGTEELTVCEAAYLAGGPFRVTDLTLVSMHRARRLLLAHTGWATVLDASGAGDELERAVLGAIGPGGQSPVPAVRPVVAAAESVRRLAEGLVDRGLAVSEEARREMAAGVRAVRAGFLLTLLLGTVAALLVPAGERAPVVAGFALPLVGSGLCLLIGGIEVYPYTRWASPAGQRLLSGLSPADPLTDPLTALATRGPAVLEPELRAALHA from the coding sequence ATGATCTGGGTTCCGCTCCTCCTGGTGGCCTTCGTCGTGGCCGGTGTCGGCTGCGTGCGGGTCTGCCGTGCCGCGCTCGCCGCCGCCCGGCCCCACGGGTCGTCGGGCGGTACGGAGGAGCTCACCGTGTGCGAGGCGGCCTACCTCGCCGGGGGCCCGTTCCGGGTCACCGATCTGACCCTGGTGTCGATGCACCGGGCGCGGCGGCTGCTGCTCGCGCACACCGGCTGGGCGACGGTCTTGGACGCCTCGGGCGCCGGGGACGAGCTGGAGCGCGCGGTGCTCGGTGCCATCGGGCCCGGCGGGCAGTCGCCGGTGCCCGCCGTGCGTCCGGTGGTCGCCGCCGCCGAGTCCGTACGCCGCCTCGCGGAGGGGCTCGTCGACCGGGGGCTCGCCGTGTCCGAGGAGGCGCGCCGGGAGATGGCGGCCGGGGTGCGGGCGGTACGGGCGGGGTTCCTGCTGACGCTGCTGCTGGGGACGGTCGCGGCGCTCCTGGTGCCGGCCGGGGAACGGGCTCCGGTCGTCGCCGGTTTCGCGCTGCCGCTGGTCGGGTCGGGGCTCTGCCTGCTGATCGGGGGGATCGAGGTGTATCCGTACACCCGCTGGGCGTCCCCGGCCGGGCAGCGGCTGCTCTCCGGGCTCTCGCCGGCCGATCCGCTCACCGATCCGCTGACGGCTCTCGCGACGCGCGGTCCCGCCGTCCTGGAGCCGGAGCTCCGGGCCGCCCTGCACGCCTGA
- a CDS encoding FAD-dependent oxidoreductase encodes MSERLVVIGGDAAGMSAASQARRLKDPGELEIVAFERGHFSSYSACGIPYWVGGDVATRGELIARSPEEHRARDIDLRTRTEVTEIDVPGQRVRTRDLEAGTEVWTGFDKLVIATGARPLRPPMPGIDAPGVHGVQTLDDGQALLDSLSGTPGRRAVVVGAGYIGVEMAEALLSRGYEVTVLTRGEQPMATLDPDMGRLVHRAMDGLGITTVASAPVTKILTGTDGRVRAVATDAEEYPADVVVLGTGVVPETSLARAAGLPLGVYGGLLTDLAMRVRGHGNIWAGGDCVEVLDLVSGRERHVPLGTHANKHGQVIGSNVGGGYATFPGVVGTAVSKVCDLEIARTGLREKDAREVGLRYVTVTVESTSRAGYYPGAAPMTVKMLAEKRTGRLLGVQIVGREGAAKRVDIAAVALTAGMTVEGMTALDLGYAPPFSPVWDPVLVAARKAVAAVRAAG; translated from the coding sequence ATGAGCGAACGACTGGTGGTCATCGGTGGCGACGCGGCGGGCATGTCCGCCGCGTCGCAGGCGCGCAGGCTCAAGGATCCCGGGGAGCTGGAGATCGTCGCCTTCGAGCGGGGGCACTTCTCCTCGTACTCGGCCTGCGGCATCCCGTACTGGGTCGGCGGGGACGTGGCGACGCGCGGCGAGCTGATCGCGCGCTCCCCCGAGGAGCACCGGGCCCGTGACATCGACCTGCGCACGCGGACCGAGGTGACGGAGATCGACGTCCCGGGGCAGCGGGTCCGCACACGGGACCTGGAGGCGGGTACGGAGGTGTGGACGGGCTTCGACAAGCTGGTGATCGCGACCGGGGCCCGGCCGCTGCGCCCGCCGATGCCGGGGATCGACGCGCCCGGGGTGCACGGGGTGCAGACCCTCGACGACGGCCAGGCGCTGCTCGACTCGCTGTCCGGCACGCCGGGACGGCGGGCGGTCGTCGTCGGTGCCGGGTACATCGGCGTGGAGATGGCGGAGGCCCTGCTGAGCCGGGGCTACGAGGTGACGGTGCTGACCCGGGGCGAGCAGCCGATGGCGACGCTCGATCCGGACATGGGGCGGCTCGTGCACCGGGCGATGGACGGCCTGGGGATCACGACGGTGGCCTCGGCGCCGGTGACGAAGATCCTGACGGGCACGGACGGCCGGGTGCGGGCGGTGGCGACGGACGCGGAGGAGTACCCGGCGGACGTGGTGGTGCTCGGTACGGGCGTGGTGCCGGAGACCTCGCTCGCGCGGGCGGCGGGGCTTCCCCTCGGGGTGTACGGCGGGCTGCTCACCGATCTGGCGATGCGGGTCAGGGGCCACGGGAACATCTGGGCGGGCGGTGACTGCGTGGAGGTCCTGGACCTGGTCTCGGGCCGGGAGCGGCACGTGCCCCTCGGCACGCACGCGAACAAGCACGGTCAGGTCATCGGCTCCAACGTGGGCGGCGGCTACGCGACCTTCCCCGGCGTGGTGGGCACGGCGGTGTCGAAGGTGTGCGACCTGGAGATCGCGCGGACGGGCCTGCGGGAGAAGGACGCCCGGGAGGTGGGCCTGCGGTACGTGACGGTGACGGTCGAGTCGACGAGCCGCGCGGGCTACTACCCGGGGGCCGCGCCGATGACGGTGAAGATGCTGGCCGAGAAGCGCACGGGCCGGCTGCTCGGGGTGCAGATCGTGGGCCGGGAGGGGGCGGCGAAGCGGGTGGACATCGCGGCGGTGGCGCTCACGGCGGGGATGACGGTGGAGGGGATGACGGCGCTCGACCTGGGGTACGCGCCGCCGTTCTCGCCGGTGTGGGATCCGGTGCTCGTCGCGGCGCGCAAGGCGGTGGCGGCCGTTCGGGCGGCAGGATGA
- a CDS encoding DUF4349 domain-containing protein: MRAARTRTAAAVLLTASLVLTGCGAGATDTAASDGKGGGMAAAKPADGTAEGAADSASGAAGKPASTVPAQQHVIRTAELSVEVKDAAKALAAARRVTTDAGGHVENETTERVDDSRLTSLIVLRVPQERYDSVLTELAGAGKLLDRKASAKDVTDQVVDVESRIATQRASVARVRTLMDRAEKLSDVVTLEGELSRRQADLEALLAQRDSLKDRTTLATITLRLLEPEKASAEEGEEDRPGFADALGGGWNALVGAAAWIGIVLTALAPWLAVALIAFVLWRRLVRPRLAARGPRPAGAAPVLPDAPRNAAGVAPAAEPAPGHPRTPQPREAPEK, translated from the coding sequence GTGCGGGCAGCAAGAACGAGAACGGCGGCCGCGGTCCTGCTGACGGCTTCACTGGTCCTGACCGGCTGCGGCGCGGGCGCCACGGACACCGCCGCCTCGGACGGCAAGGGCGGCGGCATGGCGGCGGCGAAGCCCGCCGACGGTACGGCGGAGGGTGCGGCCGACAGCGCCTCGGGCGCGGCCGGGAAGCCCGCGTCGACGGTGCCCGCGCAGCAGCACGTCATCCGTACCGCCGAGCTCTCCGTCGAGGTGAAGGACGCGGCGAAGGCGCTGGCCGCGGCCCGCCGGGTGACGACGGACGCGGGCGGGCACGTGGAGAACGAGACGACGGAGCGGGTGGACGACTCCCGTCTCACCTCGCTGATCGTGCTGCGGGTGCCGCAGGAGCGGTACGACTCCGTCCTCACCGAGCTCGCGGGCGCCGGGAAGCTGCTCGACCGCAAGGCGTCCGCCAAGGACGTCACCGACCAGGTGGTGGACGTGGAGAGCCGGATCGCCACCCAGCGGGCGAGCGTGGCGCGGGTGCGGACGCTGATGGACCGGGCGGAGAAGCTGTCCGACGTGGTGACCCTGGAGGGCGAGCTGAGCCGCCGTCAGGCGGACCTGGAGGCGCTGCTCGCCCAGCGGGACTCGCTGAAGGACCGGACGACGCTGGCGACGATCACCCTGCGGCTCCTCGAACCCGAGAAGGCGTCGGCGGAGGAGGGGGAGGAGGACCGTCCCGGCTTCGCGGACGCCCTGGGCGGCGGCTGGAACGCGCTGGTGGGCGCGGCGGCCTGGATCGGCATCGTCCTGACCGCGCTCGCGCCGTGGCTCGCGGTGGCCCTGATCGCCTTCGTCCTCTGGCGGCGCCTGGTCCGCCCGCGTCTCGCGGCCCGCGGGCCCCGCCCGGCGGGCGCGGCCCCCGTGCTGCCGGACGCTCCGCGCAACGCCGCCGGAGTGGCGCCGGCCGCCGAGCCGGCACCCGGGCACCCGAGGACCCCGCAGCCCCGGGAGGCCCCCGAGAAGTAG
- the hemG gene encoding protoporphyrinogen oxidase encodes MNADTTGQHAGPHVVVAGGGIAGLAAAHRLALAGHRVTLLEADARIGGKLLAGEIAGAPVDLGAESLLARRPEAVALARTVGLGDRLQAPATTTASVWSRGELVPMPKGHVMGVPGDPAAVGGLLSAEGVRRIGGDLELPPTEIGEDIAIGAYVAARMGHEVVDRLVEPLLGGVYAGDAHRISMKAAVPALFEAARVHPTLTAAVHAVQRAGAATPADAAGAATGLGGSAFLGIRGGIGTLPGAVAEAIRAAGGEIRTGTPVTALLRTGHTGWQVVTPDRTFDADAVVLATPAGIAAGLLGGHAPDAAAELASVDYASMALITLAFRRSDMPALPGSGFLVPPVDGHTIKASTFSAQKWQWVADSAPDLFVLRTSVGRHGEEEQVHREDSDLVAASLKDLAAATGLAARPVATTVTRWIGGLPQYPVGHLARVARVRAAVAGLPGLRLAGAAYDGVGIPACIASAHRAADEIIATSKTADPGAGHSR; translated from the coding sequence ATGAACGCGGACACCACGGGACAGCACGCCGGGCCTCATGTCGTCGTCGCCGGAGGCGGGATCGCCGGACTCGCGGCCGCCCACCGGCTGGCCCTCGCCGGCCACCGGGTGACCCTCCTCGAAGCGGACGCCCGGATCGGCGGCAAGCTCCTCGCCGGGGAGATCGCGGGCGCGCCCGTCGACCTCGGCGCCGAGTCGCTGCTCGCCCGCCGCCCCGAGGCCGTCGCCCTCGCCCGGACCGTCGGCCTCGGCGACCGGCTCCAGGCCCCCGCGACGACCACCGCGTCCGTCTGGTCCCGGGGCGAGCTCGTCCCCATGCCCAAGGGGCACGTCATGGGCGTCCCCGGCGACCCCGCCGCCGTCGGGGGCCTCCTCTCCGCCGAGGGCGTGCGCCGCATCGGCGGAGACCTGGAGCTGCCGCCCACCGAGATCGGCGAGGACATCGCCATCGGCGCGTACGTCGCCGCCCGCATGGGCCACGAGGTCGTCGACCGGCTCGTCGAACCCCTCCTCGGCGGGGTGTACGCCGGTGACGCCCACCGCATCTCGATGAAGGCCGCCGTCCCCGCCCTCTTCGAGGCCGCCCGCGTCCACCCCACGCTCACCGCCGCCGTGCACGCCGTCCAGCGCGCCGGCGCCGCCACCCCCGCCGACGCGGCGGGCGCCGCCACCGGCCTCGGCGGCTCCGCCTTCCTCGGCATCCGGGGCGGCATCGGCACCCTCCCCGGCGCGGTCGCCGAGGCGATCCGCGCCGCGGGCGGCGAGATCCGCACCGGAACGCCCGTGACCGCCCTCCTCCGCACCGGCCACACCGGCTGGCAGGTCGTGACCCCGGACCGGACCTTCGACGCCGACGCCGTCGTCCTCGCCACCCCCGCCGGAATCGCCGCCGGACTCCTCGGCGGCCACGCCCCGGACGCCGCCGCCGAGCTCGCCTCCGTCGACTACGCCTCCATGGCCCTGATCACCCTCGCCTTCCGCCGCTCCGACATGCCCGCCCTGCCGGGCTCGGGGTTCCTCGTTCCCCCCGTCGACGGCCACACCATCAAGGCCTCCACCTTCTCCGCCCAGAAGTGGCAGTGGGTCGCCGACTCCGCCCCCGACCTGTTCGTGCTGCGCACCTCCGTCGGCCGCCACGGCGAGGAGGAGCAGGTCCACCGCGAGGACTCCGACCTCGTCGCCGCCTCCCTCAAGGACCTCGCCGCCGCCACCGGCCTCGCCGCCCGCCCCGTCGCGACCACGGTCACCCGCTGGATCGGCGGCCTGCCCCAGTACCCCGTGGGCCACCTGGCCCGCGTCGCCCGGGTCCGCGCGGCCGTCGCCGGCCTCCCCGGACTGCGCCTCGCGGGCGCCGCGTACGACGGCGTCGGCATCCCCGCCTGCATCGCCTCCGCCCACCGCGCGGCCGACGAGATCATCGCCACGTCGAAAACGGCCGACCCCGGTGCGGGGCACTCCCGGTGA
- the hemQ gene encoding hydrogen peroxide-dependent heme synthase: protein MSAPEKIPNAGKKAKDLNEVIRYTLWSVFKLRDVLPEDRGGYADEVQELFDQLAAKDITIRGTYDLSGLRADADVMIWWHAETSDELQEAYNLFRRTKLGRALEPVWSNMALHRPAEFNKSHIPAFLADENPRDYVSVYPFVRSYDWYLLPDEDRRRMLADHGKMARGYPDVRANTVASFSLGDYEWLLAFEADELHRIVDLMRHLRASEARMHVREEVPFFTGRRKSVADLVAGLA from the coding sequence ATGAGTGCGCCCGAAAAGATCCCGAACGCCGGTAAGAAGGCGAAGGACCTCAACGAGGTCATCCGCTACACCCTGTGGTCCGTCTTCAAGCTGCGCGACGTTCTCCCCGAGGACCGCGGCGGTTACGCCGACGAGGTCCAGGAGCTGTTCGACCAGCTCGCGGCCAAGGACATCACGATCCGCGGCACGTACGACCTGTCCGGTCTGCGCGCCGACGCCGACGTCATGATCTGGTGGCACGCCGAGACGAGCGACGAGCTCCAGGAGGCGTACAACCTCTTCCGCCGCACCAAGCTGGGCCGCGCCCTGGAGCCGGTCTGGTCGAACATGGCGCTGCACCGCCCCGCCGAGTTCAACAAGTCGCACATCCCGGCCTTCCTGGCCGACGAGAACCCGCGCGACTACGTCTCGGTGTACCCCTTCGTGCGCTCCTACGACTGGTACCTGCTGCCCGACGAGGACCGCCGCCGCATGCTCGCCGACCACGGCAAGATGGCCCGCGGCTACCCCGACGTCCGCGCCAACACGGTCGCCTCCTTCTCGCTCGGCGACTACGAGTGGCTCCTCGCCTTCGAGGCCGACGAGCTGCACCGCATCGTCGACCTCATGCGCCACCTGCGCGCCTCCGAGGCGCGGATGCACGTCCGCGAGGAGGTCCCGTTCTTCACCGGCCGCCGCAAGAGCGTCGCCGACCTGGTGGCGGGCCTGGCCTGA